Proteins encoded in a region of the Haloarchaeobius salinus genome:
- a CDS encoding DUF2391 family protein, translated as MVGSRRRFQLADSAQQIVGGFLLAGPFVVTEEVWVLAASMSTAHAVVVVAIVFAIGYGALYKADDDRNPEREAEFGGVPLRFVSLMVVSFGSVVILALAFDAPNTFLVDNEILTDPTTMDVAETTLKATAVGAIFSVVGAATADSLL; from the coding sequence ATGGTCGGCTCACGACGGCGCTTCCAGCTCGCCGACAGCGCCCAGCAGATCGTCGGCGGCTTCCTGCTCGCGGGGCCGTTCGTCGTCACCGAGGAGGTGTGGGTGCTCGCGGCGAGCATGAGCACCGCCCACGCCGTCGTCGTCGTCGCCATCGTCTTCGCCATCGGCTACGGCGCGCTGTACAAGGCCGACGACGACCGCAACCCCGAACGCGAGGCAGAATTCGGCGGTGTCCCGCTCCGCTTCGTCTCGCTGATGGTCGTCTCGTTCGGCTCCGTCGTCATCCTCGCGCTGGCGTTCGACGCGCCGAATACGTTCCTCGTCGACAACGAGATACTCACCGATCCGACGACCATGGACGTGGCCGAGACGACGCTCAAGGCCACCGCCGTCGGGGCAATCTTCAGCGTCGTCGGCGCGGCGACAGCCGACTCCCTGCTGTAG
- a CDS encoding Cdc6/Cdc18 family protein: MTDNDDDADTDVTGGTEQTPPNTSRDFEVDLDDVVLDESDEEGASQGLFDDLLSGEPIFENKEVLRPSYTPHELPHRKEQINKMATILVAALRGETPSNILIYGKTGTGKTASAKFVSNELESTSKKYEVPCSVEYINCEVTDTQYRVLAQLANKFIDENEAYIEDRVAELEGLLDEVDAADAPETDPLADTEFDSRAAVHERIDELEADAEEFEDVPMTGWPTDRVYSVFFDAVDYEERVVVIMLDEIDKLVEKSGDDTLYNLSRMNSELENSRVSIMGISNDLKFTDFLDPRVKSSLGEEEIVFPPYDANQLRDILQHRSDVAFEPGALTEDVIPLCAAFAAQEHGDARRALDLLRTAGELAERSQSEVVDEEHVRKAQDKIELDRVVEVVRTLPTQSKLVLFAIILLEKNGVHNINTGEVFNIYKRLCEEIDADVLTQRRVTDLISELDMLGIVNAVVVSKGRYGRTKEISLSVPIEETEAVLLSDSRLGDIEEVQPFVQARFNN; the protein is encoded by the coding sequence ATGACAGACAACGACGACGACGCGGATACGGACGTAACTGGGGGCACGGAGCAGACGCCTCCGAACACCTCGCGGGACTTCGAGGTCGACCTCGACGACGTCGTACTCGACGAATCGGACGAGGAGGGTGCATCACAGGGACTGTTCGACGACCTCCTGAGCGGGGAGCCGATCTTCGAGAACAAGGAAGTCCTGCGACCGTCCTACACGCCGCACGAACTGCCGCATCGGAAGGAACAGATCAACAAGATGGCGACCATCCTGGTCGCCGCGTTACGCGGTGAGACGCCGTCGAACATCCTCATCTACGGGAAGACGGGGACCGGCAAGACCGCGAGCGCGAAGTTCGTCTCGAACGAGCTCGAGAGCACCTCGAAGAAGTACGAGGTGCCATGCTCCGTCGAGTACATCAACTGCGAGGTGACGGACACCCAGTACCGCGTGCTCGCCCAGCTCGCGAACAAGTTCATCGACGAGAACGAGGCGTACATCGAGGACCGCGTCGCCGAACTCGAGGGTCTCCTCGACGAGGTCGACGCGGCCGACGCACCCGAAACCGACCCCCTCGCGGACACCGAGTTCGACTCGCGTGCGGCGGTCCACGAGCGAATCGACGAGCTCGAGGCCGACGCCGAGGAGTTCGAGGACGTACCGATGACCGGCTGGCCGACCGACCGGGTCTACAGCGTCTTCTTCGACGCGGTCGACTACGAGGAACGGGTCGTCGTCATCATGCTCGACGAGATCGACAAGCTCGTCGAGAAGTCGGGCGACGACACCCTGTACAACCTCTCGCGGATGAACTCCGAACTGGAGAACTCCCGCGTGAGCATCATGGGCATCTCGAACGACCTGAAGTTCACCGACTTCCTCGACCCCCGCGTCAAGTCCAGTCTCGGCGAGGAGGAGATCGTCTTCCCGCCGTACGACGCGAACCAGCTCCGGGACATCCTCCAGCACCGCTCCGACGTCGCGTTCGAGCCCGGGGCGCTCACCGAGGACGTCATCCCGCTGTGTGCAGCCTTCGCGGCCCAGGAGCACGGCGACGCCCGGCGTGCGCTCGACTTGCTCCGAACTGCGGGCGAACTCGCGGAGCGTTCGCAGTCCGAGGTCGTCGACGAGGAGCACGTCCGCAAGGCCCAGGACAAGATCGAACTCGACCGCGTCGTCGAGGTCGTCCGCACGCTCCCGACCCAGAGCAAACTCGTCCTGTTCGCCATCATCCTGCTGGAGAAGAACGGCGTGCACAACATCAACACCGGCGAGGTGTTCAACATCTACAAGCGTCTCTGCGAGGAGATCGACGCCGACGTGCTCACCCAGCGTCGCGTCACCGACCTCATCTCCGAGCTCGACATGCTCGGCATCGTCAACGCGGTCGTCGTCTCGAAGGGCCGCTACGGCCGGACGAAGGAAATCTCGCTGTCGGTCCCCATCGAGGAGACCGAGGCCGTCCTCCTCAGCGACTCCAGGCTCGGCGACATCGAGGAGGTCCAGCCGTTCGTGCAGGCCCGGTTCAACAACTGA
- a CDS encoding DUF7090 family protein produces MDYTLGIDGSDRTVAGGTSILLVHPSTGETDRIDTNFLRDDTDHFLVISTRTTAREVRQKLDYYDVDDSRAVILDTLSVERGYSRRSSDSVHYVSAPDDVAGIVEQAERFFDEYDGKLRVSFDSITELAYYAGEDEAREAVERLVDLIEEHDAVALFHLSDEVHDEDTETGYRDLFDVVVDLDVDGNVEIRD; encoded by the coding sequence ATGGACTACACGCTCGGTATCGATGGGAGCGACCGGACCGTCGCGGGTGGAACGAGCATCCTGCTGGTCCATCCCTCAACAGGGGAGACCGATCGCATCGACACCAACTTCCTGCGCGACGACACCGACCACTTCCTCGTCATCTCGACACGGACCACGGCCCGCGAGGTGCGCCAGAAGCTCGACTACTACGACGTCGACGACTCCAGAGCGGTCATCCTCGACACGCTGAGCGTCGAACGGGGCTACTCGCGCCGCTCGAGCGACAGCGTCCACTACGTCTCCGCCCCCGACGACGTCGCCGGCATCGTCGAGCAGGCCGAACGCTTCTTCGACGAGTACGACGGCAAACTCCGGGTCAGCTTCGACTCCATCACCGAACTCGCCTACTACGCCGGCGAGGACGAGGCCCGCGAGGCCGTCGAACGGCTCGTCGACCTCATCGAGGAACACGACGCCGTCGCGCTGTTCCACCTCTCCGACGAGGTCCACGACGAGGACACCGAGACCGGCTACCGCGACCTGTTCGACGTGGTGGTCGACCTCGACGTCGACGGCAACGTCGAGATACGGGACTGA
- a CDS encoding DUF7089 family protein, whose amino-acid sequence MFTERELSPQVAAVRERHAPDALVLDAANDFETLPPAQAEDLGLLVDSLDPKTYPREWLPGDAPAVLDRLAGSTFTIGAPGDGSVAWTHQTDPPVVIVKARVQGSPTEFVDFLVAEALVETGLDVPEHFLGFFEEHYRELAAVVPLGPNATYQIAAALYDGWLGLHTRDVFAGWLETEPALGDAWQDAGNRLEGRLDGLSREVALGETDFADATELACSAIKHALELPAPFGALDADAYRDRGAPYAVRWAEKTFEKLDGN is encoded by the coding sequence ATGTTCACGGAACGGGAGCTTTCTCCGCAGGTCGCCGCCGTCCGCGAGCGACACGCTCCGGACGCGCTCGTCCTCGACGCCGCGAACGATTTCGAGACGCTCCCACCGGCGCAGGCGGAGGACCTCGGGCTGCTCGTGGACTCACTCGACCCGAAGACGTACCCGCGGGAGTGGCTCCCCGGGGACGCCCCGGCGGTGCTCGACCGGCTCGCCGGCTCCACGTTCACCATCGGCGCGCCGGGCGACGGCAGCGTCGCGTGGACACACCAGACCGACCCACCGGTCGTCATCGTCAAAGCGCGCGTGCAGGGCTCGCCGACGGAGTTCGTCGACTTCCTCGTCGCGGAGGCACTGGTCGAGACCGGCCTCGACGTCCCCGAGCACTTTCTCGGCTTCTTCGAGGAGCACTACCGCGAGCTCGCCGCCGTCGTCCCGCTCGGCCCGAACGCCACCTACCAGATAGCCGCCGCGCTGTACGACGGCTGGCTCGGCCTGCACACCCGGGACGTCTTCGCCGGCTGGCTCGAGACGGAACCCGCGCTCGGCGACGCGTGGCAGGACGCCGGGAACCGGCTCGAGGGCCGACTCGACGGCCTCTCGCGCGAGGTCGCGCTCGGCGAGACCGACTTCGCCGACGCCACCGAACTCGCCTGCAGCGCGATCAAGCACGCGCTCGAACTCCCGGCACCGTTCGGCGCGCTGGACGCCGATGCCTACCGCGACCGCGGCGCACCGTACGCGGTACGCTGGGCGGAGAAGACGTTCGAGAAACTCGACGGGAACTGA
- a CDS encoding Era-like GTP-binding protein, which produces MGLISGLKSSLQQVRESLFTEEEQKRIGIYGPPNAGKTTLANRIARDWTGDAVGPESHVPHETRRARRKENVEIERNGSSVNIDIVDTPGVTTKVDYEEFLDYEEFDQDEAVRRSREATEGVAEAMHWLREDVDGVIYVLDSTTDPFTQVNTMLIGIIESRDLPVLIFANKIDLDDSSIKRIEDAFPQHETVPLSALEGENMDEVYDKIAEYFG; this is translated from the coding sequence ATGGGACTCATTTCAGGACTCAAAAGCAGTCTGCAGCAGGTACGAGAGAGCTTGTTCACGGAGGAAGAACAGAAGCGGATCGGCATCTACGGGCCACCCAACGCGGGGAAGACCACACTGGCGAACCGGATCGCCCGTGACTGGACCGGCGACGCCGTCGGCCCCGAAAGTCACGTGCCACACGAGACACGACGGGCTCGCCGGAAGGAGAACGTCGAGATCGAGCGCAACGGCAGCTCGGTCAACATCGACATCGTCGACACGCCCGGTGTGACGACGAAGGTCGACTACGAGGAGTTCCTCGACTACGAGGAGTTCGACCAGGACGAGGCCGTCCGCCGGTCTCGCGAGGCGACGGAGGGTGTCGCCGAGGCCATGCACTGGCTTCGCGAGGACGTCGACGGCGTCATCTACGTGCTCGACAGCACGACGGACCCCTTCACGCAGGTGAACACGATGCTCATCGGCATCATCGAGTCGCGTGATCTCCCCGTGCTCATCTTCGCGAACAAGATCGACCTCGACGATTCGAGCATCAAGCGCATCGAGGACGCGTTCCCCCAGCACGAGACGGTGCCGCTCTCGGCGCTCGAGGGCGAGAACATGGACGAAGTGTACGACAAGATAGCGGAGTACTTTGGGTGA
- a CDS encoding ATP-dependent DNA helicase, producing the protein MDDWRDVFGHETPYDEQVDGIETAIDTARDGGFTVVEGACGTGKTMLALTAGIHLVRDPDSDYERVLVLTSVKQQLRQFEQDLETINGNLPDDWDPVSALTLVGKSDVCPYNRENKGGIDDENVYDRCDSLRERTRDLAGEGGATTAEALAAEARSQQIDLAGSGAGGAAASYLESAGEMSPYPPTMPEYDTGGADVEFCPFYARFLADLPDDGDPVEAVPFDLTETGLLRPDDLVAKGMEYGSCPHSLMGVLLGHAEVVVGNYYHAFDPRTTSSFTGALLDDSTFVVCDEAHMLEPRVRDLVSDRVADATLRDAEAELTRVIQPVEFDEGGGEASRHTTADAELVRAELSDAEVGLDELKAARSFVTDVRDELDRRVTEHLDREHRSWRADLTELHDDEIPLRDPDTPQPDELTGWAERAGYGPKDWTNLPSVAAVVARVLNDAEDEEKSRAVEGAARTLASWYHRGHTEYFREIELERTWDDTEPADSWRRAYNARLAIQNCVPSGVIGEHLGEFGGGVLMSATLEPLDAFAEVTGLKHLQNEGRPVETRTYGLHFPEANRESFAVDAPKFTYDNRGDPGDDNRTRRMHADAVCAVASRPGNVLVGMPNYREAEWIAGVCDDRLDKPVLLDESSADSTTESLKDEFFSGDGKVLVTSLRGTLTEGVDYRGDRLSAAVVCGVPLINTASPRTRALKRAYDETFGDGFEYALTVPAVRKARQAIGRVIRGPEEVGVRVFVDARYARDSWDSVREYFPETERAEFQPVSPDMLDLGLDRFWSTQG; encoded by the coding sequence ATGGACGACTGGCGGGACGTGTTCGGACACGAGACGCCGTACGACGAGCAGGTCGACGGCATCGAGACGGCCATCGACACCGCCCGGGACGGCGGGTTCACGGTCGTCGAGGGGGCCTGCGGGACTGGCAAGACGATGCTCGCGCTGACCGCGGGCATCCACCTCGTCCGCGACCCCGACAGCGACTACGAGCGCGTCCTCGTGCTCACGAGCGTGAAGCAGCAGCTCCGCCAGTTCGAACAGGACCTCGAGACGATCAACGGGAACCTGCCGGACGACTGGGACCCAGTCTCGGCGCTGACGCTCGTCGGCAAGTCCGACGTGTGTCCGTACAACCGCGAGAACAAGGGCGGCATCGACGACGAGAACGTCTACGACCGCTGCGATTCCCTGCGGGAACGGACCCGCGACCTCGCGGGTGAGGGTGGCGCGACGACCGCGGAGGCACTTGCCGCCGAAGCGAGGAGCCAGCAGATAGACCTCGCGGGCTCGGGCGCTGGCGGAGCCGCGGCCTCCTACCTCGAGAGCGCGGGCGAGATGTCGCCCTATCCGCCGACGATGCCCGAGTACGACACCGGCGGCGCGGACGTGGAGTTCTGCCCGTTCTACGCGCGGTTCCTCGCCGACCTGCCCGACGATGGCGACCCGGTCGAGGCCGTCCCGTTCGACCTGACCGAGACCGGCCTCCTGCGCCCCGACGACCTCGTCGCGAAGGGGATGGAGTACGGCTCCTGCCCGCACTCGTTGATGGGCGTGCTGCTCGGCCACGCCGAGGTCGTCGTCGGCAACTACTACCACGCGTTCGACCCGCGGACGACGAGCTCGTTCACCGGGGCGCTCCTCGACGACTCGACGTTCGTCGTCTGCGACGAGGCGCACATGCTCGAGCCCCGGGTTCGGGACCTCGTCAGCGACCGCGTGGCCGACGCGACGCTGCGCGACGCCGAGGCCGAACTCACCCGGGTCATCCAGCCGGTCGAGTTCGACGAGGGGGGCGGTGAGGCGAGCCGGCACACCACCGCCGACGCCGAGCTCGTGCGGGCCGAACTCTCCGACGCCGAGGTCGGCCTCGACGAGCTGAAGGCCGCGCGCTCGTTCGTCACCGACGTCCGCGACGAACTGGACCGTCGCGTCACCGAACACCTCGACCGCGAGCATCGCTCCTGGCGCGCGGACCTGACCGAACTGCACGACGACGAGATCCCGCTCCGGGACCCCGACACGCCACAGCCCGACGAGCTGACCGGGTGGGCCGAACGGGCGGGCTACGGTCCGAAGGACTGGACGAACCTCCCGAGCGTCGCGGCCGTGGTCGCCCGAGTCCTCAACGACGCCGAGGACGAGGAGAAGTCCCGCGCCGTCGAAGGGGCTGCCCGCACGCTCGCCTCGTGGTACCACCGCGGCCACACCGAGTACTTCCGCGAGATCGAGCTGGAACGGACGTGGGACGACACCGAGCCCGCGGACTCCTGGCGGCGCGCGTACAACGCCCGGCTCGCCATCCAGAACTGCGTGCCCTCCGGCGTCATCGGGGAGCACCTCGGCGAGTTCGGCGGCGGCGTGCTGATGAGCGCGACGCTCGAGCCGCTCGACGCCTTCGCGGAGGTCACGGGCCTGAAACACCTCCAGAACGAGGGTAGGCCGGTCGAGACGCGAACGTACGGGTTGCACTTCCCCGAGGCGAACCGCGAATCCTTCGCGGTCGACGCGCCGAAGTTCACCTACGACAACCGCGGCGACCCCGGCGACGACAACCGGACGCGACGGATGCACGCCGACGCGGTCTGTGCCGTCGCGAGCCGACCGGGCAACGTGCTCGTCGGGATGCCGAACTACCGGGAGGCCGAGTGGATCGCCGGCGTCTGCGACGACCGACTGGACAAGCCCGTCCTGCTGGACGAATCGAGCGCCGACAGCACCACGGAGTCGCTGAAGGACGAGTTCTTCTCCGGCGACGGGAAGGTGCTCGTGACGAGTCTGCGGGGCACGCTCACCGAGGGGGTGGACTACCGCGGCGACCGGCTCTCGGCGGCGGTGGTCTGCGGTGTCCCCCTCATCAACACCGCCTCGCCCCGAACACGTGCGCTGAAGCGCGCCTACGACGAGACGTTCGGGGACGGCTTCGAGTACGCGCTGACGGTGCCGGCGGTCCGGAAGGCCAGACAGGCCATCGGGCGGGTCATCCGCGGCCCGGAGGAGGTCGGCGTCCGGGTGTTCGTCGACGCGCGCTACGCCCGGGACTCCTGGGACTCAGTCCGAGAGTACTTCCCCGAGACCGAGCGCGCGGAGTTCCAGCCGGTCAGCCCGGACATGCTGGACCTGGGGCTGGACCGGTTCTGGTCGACACAGGGGTAA
- a CDS encoding S26 family signal peptidase has protein sequence MTGPGSDDESDAHRDEGPDPRHDTDRDRAGADDAPDRDDGDPATGDDTVDETVDRETWEWVDTSSGREAAGDTDPSPPGDPDSDGDGPVEAGGPPEDTREPPEDTTRRPEPGSERDRDPTSERDRPPIPGEDERREEFDGPVDWFLHTDDSFVMTVRDVSSSLLTVAFIGIVLFGVSGIWPPLVAVESGSMEPHMHRNDLVFIVEEGRFAGDSAQPGTGVVTHRAAQQNDGYWSFGDYGNVIVYQPDGSDRRTPIIHRARFWVDEGENWVDSEAEGGTGKADPQHLSRDESADRSFDCEDITACPADYSGFVTKGDDNAVYDQIGGQSSTVRSEWVRGKAKVRIPLLGWIRLQFAQLATAFGGTGPTALGMLRLQLGVVCAGVGTVVARRRGVL, from the coding sequence ATGACCGGACCCGGCAGCGACGACGAGTCCGACGCCCACCGGGACGAGGGGCCCGACCCCCGTCACGACACCGACCGCGACCGGGCCGGTGCCGATGACGCACCCGACCGTGACGACGGTGACCCCGCTACCGGCGACGATACTGTCGACGAGACGGTCGACAGGGAGACCTGGGAGTGGGTGGACACCAGTTCGGGTCGAGAGGCGGCTGGCGACACCGACCCGTCTCCTCCCGGCGATCCGGACAGCGACGGGGACGGTCCAGTCGAAGCGGGGGGGCCACCGGAAGACACGAGAGAGCCACCGGAAGACACGACGAGACGACCGGAACCGGGTTCCGAACGCGACAGGGACCCGACCAGCGAGCGCGATAGGCCGCCGATCCCCGGCGAGGACGAGAGACGGGAGGAGTTCGACGGCCCCGTCGACTGGTTCCTCCACACCGACGATTCGTTCGTCATGACGGTGCGTGACGTCAGCAGCAGCCTCCTCACCGTCGCGTTCATCGGGATCGTGCTCTTCGGGGTCAGCGGCATCTGGCCGCCGCTCGTCGCCGTCGAGAGCGGCAGCATGGAGCCGCACATGCACCGGAACGACCTCGTGTTCATCGTCGAGGAGGGCCGGTTCGCCGGCGACAGCGCCCAGCCCGGCACCGGCGTCGTGACACACCGGGCAGCCCAGCAGAACGACGGCTACTGGAGCTTCGGCGACTACGGCAACGTCATCGTCTACCAGCCCGACGGGAGCGACAGACGGACCCCGATCATCCATCGCGCCCGCTTCTGGGTCGACGAGGGCGAGAACTGGGTCGACAGCGAGGCGGAAGGTGGCACCGGAAAGGCGGATCCGCAGCACCTCAGCCGGGACGAATCGGCGGATCGGTCCTTCGACTGCGAGGACATCACCGCCTGTCCCGCCGACTACAGCGGCTTCGTCACGAAGGGAGACGACAACGCGGTGTACGACCAGATCGGCGGCCAGAGTTCGACGGTTCGGTCCGAGTGGGTCCGCGGGAAGGCGAAGGTCCGGATCCCCCTGCTCGGCTGGATTCGGCTCCAGTTCGCACAGCTCGCGACCGCGTTCGGCGGGACCGGCCCCACCGCACTCGGGATGCTCCGACTGCAGCTCGGCGTCGTGTGCGCCGGCGTGGGAACGGTCGTCGCGCGCCGGCGTGGCGTGCTGTAG
- a CDS encoding DUF2073 domain-containing protein, with the protein MPEAKTSDDGGVQIDLISGQRMENLASMEKIRIILDGVRDGNIVILEEGLSPDEESKLIEVTMTEISPDEFNGIEIETYPRSQTNDASILDRIMGKEETAKLTVIGPANQIETLHKDETLISALVSRK; encoded by the coding sequence ATGCCGGAAGCAAAAACCTCAGACGACGGCGGGGTCCAGATCGACCTCATCAGTGGGCAGCGCATGGAGAACCTCGCGAGCATGGAGAAGATCCGCATCATCCTCGACGGGGTTCGTGACGGGAACATCGTCATCCTCGAGGAGGGCCTCTCGCCCGACGAGGAGTCGAAGCTCATCGAGGTGACGATGACGGAGATCAGCCCGGACGAGTTCAACGGCATCGAGATCGAGACCTATCCACGCTCCCAGACCAACGACGCCTCCATCCTCGACCGCATCATGGGGAAAGAGGAGACGGCGAAGCTCACCGTCATCGGTCCGGCGAACCAGATCGAGACGCTGCACAAGGACGAAACGCTCATCAGCGCCCTCGTCTCCCGGAAATAA
- a CDS encoding DUF1684 domain-containing protein: MTDSDGDETGDDAGTAADFDVDAWREELTAKRAEKDEFFASHPHSPVPEDERDAFDGLSYFDPDPDYRVAATLHVVDDDDDEIARMETTTGGEQRYRKVGELTFELGGETHALAAYRPTGEDRETLFVPFRDKTTGQQTYGAGRYMDLEAEQELVDGETVVVDFNLAYTPFCGFSDAYACPLPPEENWLETVVEAGEQKPGFGED, encoded by the coding sequence ATGACCGACAGCGACGGCGACGAGACGGGGGACGATGCCGGGACGGCTGCCGACTTCGACGTCGACGCCTGGCGCGAGGAGCTGACGGCGAAGCGGGCGGAGAAGGACGAGTTCTTCGCGAGCCACCCGCACTCGCCGGTGCCCGAGGACGAACGCGACGCGTTCGACGGACTCTCCTACTTCGACCCGGACCCCGACTACCGCGTGGCGGCGACGCTCCACGTCGTCGACGACGACGACGACGAGATCGCCCGGATGGAGACGACGACCGGCGGCGAGCAGCGCTACCGGAAGGTCGGCGAGCTGACGTTCGAACTCGGCGGCGAGACGCACGCGCTGGCTGCGTACCGGCCGACCGGCGAGGACCGCGAGACGCTGTTCGTCCCGTTCCGCGACAAGACGACCGGGCAGCAGACGTACGGTGCGGGCCGCTACATGGACCTCGAAGCCGAACAGGAACTGGTCGACGGCGAGACGGTCGTCGTCGACTTCAACCTCGCGTACACGCCGTTCTGTGGCTTCAGCGACGCCTACGCCTGCCCGCTGCCGCCCGAGGAGAACTGGCTGGAGACCGTCGTCGAGGCCGGCGAGCAGAAGCCCGGGTTCGGCGAGGACTGA
- a CDS encoding OapC/ArvC family zinc-ribbon domain-containing protein: MPHQCTDCGRTFEDGSKEMLSGCPDCGGNKFQFIPADAVDESVEANSPGEPPSRSSSAGAVSKAATTVRDWVGGGSDDADRPSDRERPSGDRPTSDRPSGEWPKSATEDYDTPAEKAAARGDDEAGASGDTSATVDATADASTADATGDASTTASSTADAQSEAASTTHTDPASDDGTIQARTAGDEDNAQASARSDVVSPDELPEGTATPPADEPGTTDAPASDSGSAPEPEAAAGGRGSATERPGAPDVPGTSPDTADDRHEVADPADTQIEDRPDLDELREELNQQFESIKILNPGQYELNLMELYDREEYIISLREDGRYVIDVPDSWRGDD, encoded by the coding sequence ATGCCCCACCAGTGTACCGACTGTGGGCGGACGTTCGAGGACGGCTCGAAGGAGATGCTGTCGGGCTGTCCGGACTGTGGCGGCAACAAGTTCCAGTTCATCCCGGCCGACGCCGTCGACGAGTCCGTCGAGGCGAACTCGCCGGGTGAGCCCCCGAGCCGCAGCTCCTCGGCAGGCGCGGTGAGCAAGGCGGCCACCACGGTCCGCGACTGGGTCGGCGGCGGCAGCGACGACGCCGACCGGCCGTCGGACCGCGAGCGGCCGTCCGGTGACCGGCCGACCAGTGACCGGCCGTCGGGGGAGTGGCCGAAGTCCGCCACCGAGGACTACGACACGCCCGCCGAGAAGGCGGCCGCCCGAGGCGACGACGAAGCCGGGGCGAGCGGCGACACGTCGGCGACAGTCGACGCCACTGCGGACGCTTCGACTGCCGACGCCACCGGCGATGCCTCGACCACCGCCTCGTCGACCGCCGACGCCCAGTCGGAGGCGGCGTCCACGACGCACACCGACCCGGCCAGCGACGATGGGACCATCCAGGCCCGGACCGCGGGCGACGAGGACAACGCGCAGGCGAGCGCCCGGTCGGACGTCGTCTCGCCGGACGAACTTCCGGAGGGGACCGCCACACCGCCGGCGGACGAACCGGGGACGACCGACGCTCCCGCGAGCGACTCCGGGAGCGCACCCGAACCGGAGGCGGCAGCCGGCGGTCGGGGGAGTGCGACGGAGCGCCCGGGTGCACCCGACGTCCCCGGGACGTCGCCCGATACCGCAGACGACCGCCACGAGGTCGCGGACCCGGCCGACACGCAGATCGAGGACCGGCCGGACCTCGACGAGCTGCGCGAGGAGCTCAACCAGCAGTTCGAGAGCATCAAGATCCTCAACCCCGGGCAGTACGAGCTGAACCTGATGGAGCTGTACGACCGCGAGGAGTACATCATCTCACTGCGCGAGGACGGTCGGTACGTCATCGACGTGCCGGACTCCTGGCGCGGCGACGACTGA
- a CDS encoding nucleoside triphosphate pyrophosphohydrolase, translating into MREYDKLVRDRIPEVIRENDETPVTHTVEGEAYRERLREKLVEEATEFRADPSAAELGDVLDVVAAIREAETIDEGKIQRKRRAKLDEHGGFEDGVVLDRVEE; encoded by the coding sequence ATGCGAGAGTACGACAAGCTCGTCCGCGACCGCATCCCCGAGGTGATCCGAGAGAACGACGAGACCCCCGTCACGCACACCGTCGAGGGCGAGGCGTACCGGGAGCGTCTGCGCGAGAAGCTCGTCGAGGAGGCCACGGAGTTCCGGGCCGACCCGAGCGCCGCCGAGCTCGGCGACGTGCTCGACGTGGTCGCGGCGATACGTGAGGCCGAGACTATCGACGAGGGGAAGATCCAGCGGAAACGACGGGCGAAGCTGGATGAACACGGCGGGTTCGAAGACGGCGTCGTGCTCGACCGGGTCGAGGAGTAG
- a CDS encoding class I SAM-dependent methyltransferase, with product MSVRAEFDAWAKDGRDRGMEERHWHTAKHALARMPVEAGDTIVDLGCGSGYAGRALRDTKDAGRVWGLDGSPEMAHNARSYTDDDAVDYLVGDFDALPFATDSVDHVWSMEAFYYAADPAHTLEEVARILRPGGTFYCAVNYYEENVHSHGWQEFIEVEMTRWSAPEYREKFRDAGLHVAEQDNIPDQDIDIPGADAFPTDDWETRQDMVERYRTYGTLLTVGVAP from the coding sequence ATGAGCGTCAGAGCAGAGTTCGACGCCTGGGCGAAGGACGGCCGCGACCGCGGCATGGAGGAGCGCCACTGGCACACCGCGAAGCACGCGCTGGCGCGGATGCCCGTCGAGGCCGGCGACACGATTGTCGACCTCGGCTGTGGCTCGGGCTACGCCGGCCGCGCACTCCGGGACACGAAGGACGCGGGCCGGGTCTGGGGGCTCGACGGCTCGCCGGAGATGGCCCACAACGCCCGGTCGTACACCGACGACGACGCGGTGGACTACCTCGTCGGCGACTTCGACGCCCTCCCGTTCGCGACCGACTCGGTCGACCACGTCTGGTCGATGGAGGCGTTCTACTACGCCGCCGACCCCGCACACACGCTCGAGGAGGTCGCCCGCATCCTCCGCCCCGGTGGCACCTTCTACTGCGCCGTGAACTACTACGAGGAGAACGTCCACTCCCACGGGTGGCAGGAGTTCATCGAGGTCGAGATGACCCGCTGGAGCGCCCCGGAGTACCGCGAGAAGTTCCGCGACGCCGGCCTCCACGTGGCGGAGCAGGACAACATCCCCGACCAGGACATCGACATCCCCGGGGCCGACGCGTTCCCGACCGACGACTGGGAGACGCGCCAGGACATGGTCGAGCGCTACCGCACCTACGGGACGCTGCTGACGGTCGGCGTCGCGCCGTAA